TTTTGCTCCCCAAGATACAACCAAACAGTTTGGTTCTTTCCTCTTTGTCCCAAGATAACCTTGACAGTTCTCAGAACCACAGTTACACTTCACTTCAGGACCAAACTGCACAAATCTGCAAAACCAAAAACAGCCTAATACATCAGAATCACAGATTGCTTACGCTCAACACCAATGGTCCAGAAGTTGACCTGTAATCATATGTAAGTGGCTCTCCTGCTTCTATTTGACGAGCTGCAAAGACACCTACACGGGTCTCACCTTCAACTTGCCTGTTGTTGTATTAACCACACATATACAATAATTAGACTGACTCTATCTTGACCATTATTGACATATTAATATGATGTAATAATATATGCTTTACCACTTCTCCAATACACAGTTTGGGTTGCAGCTGTGATTTAGAAAGCGAGAAGCGTTTCCTTTGAAGGTAGCATCAATAGTAAAGTCTTTTTGAATCTCACACATGTAAAAGTCTTTCATTCCTTTGTGCTTCATATCCCAAAGCCTTTGCTCACACTGAGCATCACTAATCACTGTGGATAGAGTGTAACACAATCACTTAAAAACCATTCTCTCTCTTTTTCATACACAATCAGTTTAGCTTTACCTTCACCGATGTATTCAACAATGAAGTCCTCTTTGTTAATGGATTCTGCTGCCTCTACCCCCCAACCGCAAAGTTTGGTCTGTAAGAAACAACAACATGACATGTCAAGACTAAAAAAGAGTGTATAATGTAGGAATCAGGAAACTAAATACTAAGTTTACCTTAACAATTTTGATCTTCTTGTCCTTGCGGAATGGTCTGTTTCCACATGTTTCAGGGCATCCACATCGCTTTGAACAGCTTACGCATTGAACCCTGAAACAAATTTGTTTCAAAAACAGAAACCATTCAAGCAAAGTTTCAGTTGTTGAGAAGAGGTTGGTTGGTTAGTTAGTCAAAGAGAACACCTGCAAACACAGCTTCTACAGCAAGTAGGGCCACAGTTAGTGCACCCAACACCATCATTAGCATTATCACGTTTCTTCTTCACAAGATAAATATCTTGACTTAGTCAAGGACTCAGTAGTGAAAAATGAGAACTAATTACTGAACTGAAACTATAAAGGATACTACGCCTGATGTGCACATAAGGAGGCAGATCATCTTTGGCAACAGAATCTTTCCATGTCAAGTCAATCTTGAACTCCTCTTCCACATATGGCAAAGGCAATTGACAAAACACCTCCTGAATTTGAAATTAAATGAAATTTTACTTGCTTAGCTCTTGAAATTGTGAAAGAAAAGAAACAATATCCAGCTTTCCAGACTCTCCCCTCTTTGTTTTTCTTCACTAGACTAGCTAATTTCACAATAGTCACATCGGTAGCAGGAGTCAAAGAAAACACTGACCTCTATCTTACTTTGTGCAACTCCACTCTGCTCAACGAACATTATATTTTATCAGTTCTGTAAGTGAGTCTGTATGAGAATACAGCTTGTAACAAATTACAGATAATATCTAATTAAAAGCAAGAAACTGGAGAATAGACCTTTGTGTCTAGCCGCCAATCAGTTGAATGCCTCCAACAGAGTGCTCTTCCTGGTTGGTCTTTCATGTGAAGTATCTCGTTTGGCCATGGAGCGTGCTTGTCATGAGCCGCCATTGGGCACTTTACACACCGCCACTGAGTTCTCTGTTTGCAGACAAAGCACTCCTGCACATTGCATCCCATTAGATAACTGCAAAGTCAATCTAATCCAGTCCATTCACCATTTCTTTACCAACAGAAGTAACGATTAAGCATCTTTTTCATGACATGTCATTTCATATAATCTTCCTACTGATGAATCAGTTCTTTGAATAGACAGCAATCTATCTAATACACATGAGGATCTTACATGTTGAGGGCATCTAAACTTCCCAGGATTATGAAAACCGAGACTTTCTTTGGCACAGAGCAAGTGATAGACCCCTTGGCAGCCACGAACAGAGCACATCACTTCTTCTCCAGGATACACCAGCTTACGGCAAACAAGACAGTCACCCTGACACCAAACCCACCACATAGTCAATCTTAACAGTGAGAGTAAAACACTTTTGATAAATAAATAAACAGAAAACATCAATCTACCATTCTCTTAGCTCCAACGAGGAAAGGGAGTACACATCTCGACTCAGAAACTCCGGATTCAACTCTTCTCTTGACCCAATTTTTCACATGATCTTCAAGAACCAGCCCTTTCTTGGACTTTTCAGACGGATCTTGTTTTCCGTTAGAAACAGTGATGGCGTTGTTGATGTCTCTGACCTCTTCCGCAGGAGGAATCATCGGTTTATGTTCTGGATTGCAGTCTACGGCTATGTTCCCCGGGGAATCGATCGGTTTAGCTAGTTCCGGCCCTGTTGCCGCCGGGAGAAAAGCAGGGCAGCAAGTGAGAGACACGGATGCCGACATAGACATGTTGTCCAGATCTAACATGCTGTTCACACGTGAAGTCAAGAGGACAAGGGAAGTTTGTTACTTTTAGTTTGGTAAGAGAAAACCACAAAAAATATGGAGGGAAATTAAGGCGGGAGATTCGTAAGAGTCAAAAAAAAAAAAGATTTGGCATTGTCCTCTAATTTTACAGAAAAGGTCTTATATTTCTATGTATTTTCGTAAAAGCCCCAAACATTTATTCACTTAATAAAACGATAGAAGAAGATGGCATTTGAGATACCTATTAATTTAAATACAATTGTTTTCATTGATTAGTATGAGATAGCCACAATTGAGAACCCCCTTGCAATGAGGTTGACAGCAAGATAGCTTCTTTCTTTTCTAGTTTCTAGAATTGCTCTGCCAATTTTAGTAAACCGGAGATCAAACCGGCTTCATTATTGAGCCATGGTTCAAAACTTCAGTTATATGTTGATTGGCTGTAGCCGAGTTTGACAACTATACAAAAAGAAAACAAACACCACACCAGAAACTGTGACAATAATGGAGAGTCTAGTTACTTCCATACTCTACTCATAGCTAAACAGCCAGTTACGACTTCCTGTCACTGTAATGAAGATAAAAGTAAAGTCTCTCTCTCTCTCTCTCGAGGAATCAAACCCAAATGCTTGCAAATGCTTCTTCCAAAGCCCTCTTCTTGCTTATCTCTAAAGAAAATCCTCCAGCCCGTGTAGCTCTCTCTGCTTTGAGCCTCATCATCGCTTCGTCTTCCATTGAGTAACGTTGATGATCTGCTCCTCCTCCTCCTCCTATAGGTACAGGTTGTGGTCCCATTCCCGTTGGTCTTGGAGCCTGACTGTATGCAGTTCCAGACGTAGTCCCATTGTTTGTAGACTAAACAATAAGAAAAAAAGTTTCAGCTCCTTGTCAGAAATGTTCACAGCTTCTTGTCGATATGAAAAATCAAAACTCTATTTACCGTGTCAGCATCAGTTTGTGGTTGTTGAGCCTTGCACGCCGCCAGGGCTGCAGTTAAATCCTCAGCCTGTAGGAAGACCAATGACAAAAGCTTAAACATAATACTTGAAAAAAACCTTGTAGTTCTGCACATTCACCTAACCAAGACAAGAAAAGTAAGGCAGTAGTTACCTTGCGGGCTCGGTTGATCATAATCTGTTCAGCATTCTCTTGAGAGTACTTCTTTATCTTCTCTTCAATGGCCTCAACATTGATTCCATCTACCAGATCGAATACTGTAGAATGGAAGATATAATAATATACATTGGTCTCATCATCACACATATAGATACAGAGAATGTAAGGTGGGAAACAAGTGAGAGACAAAACCCATGCACTCCACTTCTTCCAAGTAGTCATTGTAGTCCTTAAGTGATGGAAAATCCTCTTCCCTTTTATTGTATCTGCATTTCCGTATTTAAAAAAAAATAAATTGATACTCAAAACCATCCTTCCTTTCATGTGAGTGAGTCACCAATCACCATAGCATATCCCAAACAAATACTGGAAAAAGATCCATGGTTTATCAAGTGCATGTGGTCAATGAATTATATATTGCCTTATAGATTCCTATCAGACTATAAATGATCAATGCCAATAAGAAAGGGACGAAGAATACATCTCAGAGATTCTCCTTCTGATATGAATTTCCTTGTTTTGATGGCTAGAATTAGACACCAACACCATGACTGCTTCTTGTCTCGTCTCTCTAGCTACAAAGTTCAAACATGAGTTCAGAACTAAAAGCTGCAACTCCCAACATAAAAGTTACAATATGAGGAGGAATCTGAAAATCCTATCGATTAAAGATTATATAAGCTTTGATACAATCAATCTGGAGGACCTTAAGCCACTCGAGAACAACTAGAGACCCGAAAAGGACAATAATTTAATCAACAAGAGAAGTATAAAAAACAGAACCTGAGCGAGCGACCTAAACTTCAATTACACAACGTCGTAGATCTCAATCCGTTAAAAGAGATCAAAAAGTCTTCACCTTTGAAGTTACTGCTTCCAACACAACAGTGTTTCAGAAATGATAAACGGGAAATTTCATTACATGACGGTTTTGGACCAACTTCAGGCGTAAAACTCAGTCACCGATCAACTGATTCTCGAAGCAAGATGCAACGCAAGAAGCACCGGAAGAATCTACCTATTGGGCTTTTATTGGGTCAAGTTAAGCCCAGTAGTTTTAAATATTAAAATTTTCATTTAAAAACTCCAATTTGTATTTTCTTCCCGATACTATATACTCTTTATCAATTTCATATATATTACAGTTTCACTCAATTTCCCATAAACAATGTGCTGAATTGGATTGGTGGATTGAGGGAAAGTTTCATTAATGCTTTTACTACGAGTAAATAAACGTGATGCACATAAGGCGAATCAACGTGATGTAAATAAAAATCAAGACATAATAGTTAAGTTTATGTACTATTCCTACTATTTTTGCCATTTACGGTGAGACAGTTGATTCGAAAATTAGAAAAAAATGGTTTGTCTTCAGCTTTACAAATTTGGTTGGAAGTAAATGGCAAATTAATACAATATATTACTGAATTTCACATTTTCAATATACAATATAATACTAATGAAACAATAATTATCTTTGATAAATTTAAAGGTCATAAAATTTATCAAACTTTATGTAATGCAACATGTTTTATTAATATTTATGTATTTCTTTTCTATGCTATGTATTATGTCTATTTTAAAATCACCAAATCTTTTAAAAAAATGACATGGCTGTGGTTTCAAAACGTAAAAATATCATGAGGGAAACATACTTTATTAAGCAAACAATGCTACTGAGCTGGCTGCTCTTCCAGAAGAGCTAAAACATATAATGACTGCTGCAGCACCTTCCCATCCATTTGTTTCCTATATTACAAAATCAATAATAGATACCATGGTCTTTTCAGCAATTTGATGAGCAATTGTAACAGGACCTACACTGGAATTGAGTTCCATTAGTCAGTAGTATGTGGCTTTCACGTTACAATTATATCATTCTTATACCTACAAAGAGTGACAGATTGCATATATTTAGCTACAAAAGATGGAATCTAAAAAGAGGGAGGAAGTATCAAGGAAGATTACTGCTACAGTGACTACCATAGAAAGAGAGGGTCCTTTGGCAGAGCTCACTACATTGGTACCAAGGAAGATGACTACCACAATGATGTCATCATGGAAATGCCTTCTCACGCCTCTCTCTATTTTCTTCACATCAGTAGATATCATTTCTCTCTTTTTTTTTGCTGCAGCTTGCAGGGCCATCTTCACCAGTCTACATCTGTCCCTTGTGTTGGTCATTCACGGCATATGTCAGACTCAGTATTTGGTTCTGTAATAAGTTTGTTTTTCTTGGGGAAAATGGGTCTAACGCACACGTTCCGTGAATGGTTCTGAACGATGTCAACAGCTTCTTGGTAGGTCAGCTGTTCCCATAGTCCGTCTGAAGCAAATATGAGAAACTGATCTTGTGGTTGGAGCTCATGCTGTGTTATCGACGGTTCTTACTCAAGATTGGTCTTTTCACACGGAGTTTATACTTTATGTCAATAGTTCCTTGTTGAACTCCGCCTTCTTAAGATACATGTCAATAGTTCCTTGTGGCATTATATTGATCTCAACCCTAGCACTGGCACATTGAGATGCTATAGTTTCATTTTTACCACTGTGTGTCATCCTTTCAAACCCCTCAACAAAAAAATATAAACTTACAATAAGCTACATTAGCTGCAACAAAGCCTAAACAACGCCAGTAACTATTCCACTGAATCAAACTTAGAATTGACTGATCAAATGCCAAAAGAAAACTCAACTCTTTGTTTGAATCTGTTGAAAAAAGTCAGAAGTTTTGGCAAAAGACAACTTGTTTGGGAAAAATCTCCGAAAAAACGTCAAGCTAGTCACTCTTTATCTAATTCAAGAGGAAGCTGAGTCATAATTAAATATATTGCAAGCAGTAGCAAAGATCAATGATGTTTTTTTGCTAAGAGTGAGTAGAATGGTTAAAATGATTTTTAATATGTTGTATCAATGACTTAAGTATCATTATTGTTATATACATCAATGATGTTTTTTGCTCGAAGACTTCCCATAAGACTTCTAATGAAAGCGTTATATCAATGAACTTATGTAATGGTTTATCTTTTGTGAATTTGACTAAGTTTTTTTGAGAATTCTTCTCCCTTAGTTGTAATAAATTTGATTATTTTTTTCTGTTATTGTGTTTTGTTATTAAAATTGTATCAATAATTTCAATTATGTCAAGCAATTTTGGCAAGATAATATTGTGGAAATGAACATATTTACCAAATTTTTTGTTAATATCTCTTCAAATTTACAAAAAAAAATCACAACTAAAGGAGTATAGATGCAAATCACAAAACAGACCAGAAACAAAACTACTATAGATCATTCATCTACAAAGACAAGCTTTGACTCCACTTGATATTGAAGAAGACTCCGCCAGAAGACTTCCAAGAAAACTTTCCATAAATCTTCCAAAGTATGCTCCAGATCTGAAAAATCTGCATATAAAAAAATGTTCAAATGGCTTAAAAACAGAGAAAATGAGTGGAAGATTATATAGATCTACTTTTATAGAACACACAAAGTACATATCCAAGTGGAAGACTAGAACCACCTGGTTAAAAACATGCAACAAAAAGATAGATTAGTGAGAAAGACATGGGACAAAAATGAAAAATTCATATAAAGTTTGGCGTTTCAAGTCAAAGAGATTCAAATGGGTTTGGAGTGTTTTAGTTTGAGAAAAAAGTAAGAACTTTATGCAACATGCAGTTACCAAATGAAGAAAAATCAGACATAAAACTTACCAAAACGCTCAGATCTGTTATGAAAGGGAGACATGTGAAAAGACTTCGTCAAAAGACTTCAAGGTAAGTCATCCTGGAAGGCTTCTAGCGCATTATATTTTAGACGACTAACAGGTAAGTCGTCCCAGAAGTATTTCAGATCTGAAAAACCTGCATATCCAAAAACGTTCAAATGACTTCAAAACAGAGAAAATGAGTGGAATATTAGATAGATCTACCTTTATAGAACAAAAAAATACATATCTAAAATTAATAGATCTACCTTTAAATGAATGGAAGATGAGAACCATGTGATGAAAAACCTGTAAAACAAGAAAAACTAGTGAAAAAGACATGAGACAAAAACAATAAATTGATATAAAGTTTGATGTTTATAAGTTCAAAGAGATTAGAGAGGTTGGAGAGTTTTAGAATGAGTAACATATCATTTTGTTGAAGCCATTTGAGAGGAGGAGAGAGAATGTGTAAATTTTTCTTTATATATGGAGACAAAAATTTCAATAAGGTTAAATATTTTCGGTTCAGAAGACTTTCAAGTAAGTCATCTAATAAAAGACTTACTTGTAAGTTGCCCAGAAGACTTCAATATTTTTAGCGGGAAACTAAAATATTTTTAGCGGGAAACTAAAATATGTTTAGCGGGAGTTAGAAAACTTTCACTACAAGAAAACATCGGTATTTTGACGGACATTCCGACGGAAAATGAAATCCTCGGAATTTCCTCGGAATATACCGCCGGAATTCCGAGGAAACATCAATCCGTCGGAATATTCCGAGGACTTTTTTCGTCGGAAATTCCTCGGAATATTCCGAGGACTTTTTTCGTCGGAAATTCCTCGGAATATTCCGAGGACTTTTTTCGTCGGAAATTCCTCGGAATATTCCGAGGACTTTTTTCGTCGGAAATTCCTCGGAATATTCCGAGGACTTTTTTCGTCGGAAATTCCTCGGAATATTCCGAGGACTTTTTTCGTCGGAAATTCCTCGGAATATTCCGAGGACTTTTTTCGTCGGAAATTCCTCGGAATATTCCGAGGACTTTTTTCGTCGGAAATTCCTCGGAATATTCCGAGGACTTTTTTCGTCGGAAATTCCTCGGAATATTCCGAGGACTTTTTTCGTCGGAAATTCCTCGGAATATTCCGAGGACTTTTTTCGTCGGAAATTCCTCGGAATATTCCGAGGACTTTTTTCGTCGGAAATTCCTCGGAATATTCCGAGGACTTTTTTCGTCGGAAATTCCTCGGAATATTCCGAGGACTTTTTTCGTCGGAAATTCCTCGGAATATTCCGAGGACTTTTTTCGTCGGAAATTCCTCGGAATATTCCGAGGACTTTTTTCGTCGGAAATTCCTCGGAATATTCCGAGGACTTTTTTCGTCGGAAATTCCTCGGAATATTCCGAGGACTTTTTTCGTCGGAAATTCCTCGGAATATTCCGAGGACTTTTTTCGTCGGAAATTCCTCGGAATATTCCGAGGACTTTTTTCGTCGGAAATTCCTCGGAATATTCCGAGGACTTTTTTCGTCGGAAATTCCTCGGAATATTCCGAGGACTTTTTTCGTCGGAAATTCCTCGGAATATTCCGAGGACTTTTTTCGTCGGAAATTCCTCGGAATATTCCGAGGACTTTTTTCGTCGGAAATTCCTCGGAATATTCCGAGGACTTTTTTCGTCGGAAATTCCTCGGAATATTCCGAGGACTTTTTTCGTCGGAAATTCCTCGGAATATTCCGAGGACTTTTTTCGTCGGAAATTCCTCGGAATATTCCGAGGACTTTTTTCGTCGGAAATTCCTCGGAATATTCCGAGGACTTTTTTCGTCGGAAATTCCTCGGAATATTCCGAGGACTTTTTTCGTCGGAAATTCCTCGGAATATTCCGAGGACTTTTTTCGTCGGAAATTCCTCGGAATATTCCGAGGACTTTTTTCGTCGGAAATTCCTCGGAATATTCCGAGGACTTTTTTCGTCGGAAATTCCTCGGAATATTCCGAGGACTTTTTTCGTCGGAAATTCCTCGGAATATTCCGAGGACTTTTTTCGTCGGAAATTCCTCGGAATATTCCGAGGACTTTTTTCGTCGGAAATTCCTCGGAATATTCCGAGGACTTTTTTCGTCGGAAATTCCTCGGAATATTCCGAGGACTTTTTTCGTCGGAAATTCCTCGGAATATTCCGAGGACTTTTTTCGTCGGAAATTCCTCGGAATATTCCGAGGACTTTTTTCGTCGGAAATTCCTCGGAATATTCCGAGGACTTTTTTCGTCGGTATGTCGTCGGAATAGCGTTATTCCGACAAGATACCGACGATTTTTTCCCTCAGTATGCCGCTGTTTTCTTGTAGTGTTTCAGAGAAGTATTCTAATCGCCAGACGACTTACATGTTAGTCGTCTAGACCCTAAACGCAACCCCAAAACTAAATTAACTAACTAAACACTTCATAAAATCAAATTGAACTTAAAAAGTGTTTACTATACACAGAAATAATCACATGTAAGTAAAAATTTAATTTTTCAAAAAAACATTTAAGCTTTCCAAAATCTAACCCTAAGAATACATACAATACTACAACATATGTTCCAAACCCTAGACCAAAGAATATCATGACTTACTACTTTCACTCATCTATGTTGAAAACAATTCAATTTTATTATATCTTAATTTATATCACTTAAAATTGTTTATAATTACATGATTTTAATTTTTCGCTTATCAAAATATTTTTAACAAAATTTATAAATTATTTTTAAGATCCACTATACCAGACGACTTGTGTGGACGTTGTTCAGAAGACTTAACAGAATCTCAGAAGACTCGGAAAACTTAGCAGGACTATATTCGTAAAAATGAGTTCTGTTTTTTTGTTTGGTCACAAGGGGTTGACTGTAATTTCACAAGGCTTTTAGGTTACTTTTGCATTTGATTCAAGTTTGGATATACTTTTGCAATCAAAGTCAAGTTTTGAGTCATATTTTGCAAATCTCCCTTATTTTTTTTCTTTAGGAAATGAGTGTTTTACTCATTCATCCTCGTCTTTCTCATTTATTTACAACATTCTCATTGTCATCAAAACACCAACCACCATGAACAACCAATTTCAAACTCTAAATGCACTTAAAATCAACATATACATCTCCATGTCCTCATTTTTTACACACATAAACCATTTCCCTTTCACTTTATTTCCTATTTCATCCAAAAATCATAACTTTTGTTGTCTTATTAGAATTACTCAAGTTCATGATTTATGGTCTAGAACGAATAAATGACTTTCATTGAGAAGTCATGTGTGCTTGTAAAACTAAACATAAATTTCATTGGATTTAAAAATGATATTTAATTTTTTTTTAGATCTGGTTCGCGGAGACTTTGACCAATGCATAAGTTAGTTTTGCGAGGATGTTTTTCATCATGGATGTTTAAT
The DNA window shown above is from Brassica oleracea var. oleracea cultivar TO1000 chromosome C3, BOL, whole genome shotgun sequence and carries:
- the LOC106332109 gene encoding histone-lysine N-methyltransferase ASHR3 produces the protein MLDLDNMSMSASVSLTCCPAFLPAATGPELAKPIDSPGNIAVDCNPEHKPMIPPAEEVRDINNAITVSNGKQDPSEKSKKGLVLEDHVKNWVKRRVESGVSESRCVLPFLVGAKRMGDCLVCRKLVYPGEEVMCSVRGCQGVYHLLCAKESLGFHNPGKFRCPQHECFVCKQRTQWRCVKCPMAAHDKHAPWPNEILHMKDQPGRALCWRHSTDWRLDTKSGVAQSKIEEVFCQLPLPYVEEEFKIDLTWKDSVAKDDLPPYVHIRRNIYLVKKKRDNANDGVGCTNCGPTCCRSCVCRVQCVSCSKRCGCPETCGNRPFRKDKKIKIVKTKLCGWGVEAAESINKEDFIVEYIGEVISDAQCEQRLWDMKHKGMKDFYMCEIQKDFTIDATFKGNASRFLNHSCNPNCVLEKWQVEGETRVGVFAARQIEAGEPLTYDYRFVQFGPEVKCNCGSENCQGYLGTKRKEPNCLVVSWGAKRRRVSHRPLAHKLQQD
- the LOC106331990 gene encoding CDK-activating kinase assembly factor MAT1-like, whose amino-acid sequence is MVLVSNSSHQNKEIHIRRRISEIYNKREEDFPSLKDYNDYLEEVECMVFDLVDGINVEAIEEKIKKYSQENAEQIMINRARKAEDLTAALAACKAQQPQTDADTSTNNGTTSGTAYSQAPRPTGMGPQPVPIGGGGGADHQRYSMEDEAMMRLKAERATRAGGFSLEISKKRALEEAFASIWV